A part of Methanobacterium sp. genomic DNA contains:
- a CDS encoding 30S ribosomal protein S11, with protein MAEKERWGVANIYSSFNNTIITITDITGAETITQWSGGKVVRADRQESSPFAAMEAATRAAEDVKEKGIIGLHIKVRAPGGNGPRTPGPGAQATIRALARAGIRIGKIEDVTPIPHDGTGRPGGKRGRRV; from the coding sequence ATGGCAGAGAAAGAAAGATGGGGCGTAGCTAACATTTATTCATCATTCAACAACACAATAATAACCATAACTGACATAACCGGAGCAGAAACAATTACCCAGTGGTCTGGTGGAAAAGTGGTAAGGGCAGATAGACAGGAATCATCCCCCTTTGCAGCTATGGAAGCGGCTACAAGAGCAGCAGAAGATGTAAAAGAAAAAGGAATTATAGGATTGCATATTAAAGTAAGAGCCCCTGGTGGAAACGGACCAAGAACTCCAGGACCTGGTGCACAGGCTACAATAAGAGCCCTTGCAAGAGCAGGTATCAGAATTGGAAAAATAGAAGATGTTACTCCAATTCCTCATGATGGTACTGGAAGGCCCGGAGGTAAAAGGGGAAGAAGGGTCTAA
- a CDS encoding DNA-directed RNA polymerase subunit D yields MEIDIKEKNDNELTFIVEDVDVSFINAIRRICTVEVSTMAIDTVSIFKNDSTLFDEVLAHRLGLVPLETDLEAFVLPSECDCDDDCPSCSASLILKEKGPKVVYSGDLVSAHEAVRPVYDSIPLLKLKEGEEVELEAIAKLGIGLEHAKWQPTTTCAYKYYPLITIDDSCEVCMKCVNECPKNVLEYDESENKIIITDIENCSACKTCMNNCEQGAIHVDAVDDKFIFKIETDGSLSPEEVLKNACDILSQKSEKIVAFCKGGAKK; encoded by the coding sequence ATGGAGATAGATATTAAAGAAAAGAACGATAATGAACTTACATTTATCGTCGAAGATGTAGACGTATCCTTTATAAATGCAATAAGGAGAATATGCACAGTTGAAGTTTCAACAATGGCAATAGACACAGTTTCAATATTTAAGAATGATTCAACATTATTTGATGAAGTTTTAGCCCACAGGTTAGGATTAGTACCATTGGAAACAGATTTAGAAGCTTTTGTACTTCCATCCGAATGTGATTGCGATGATGACTGTCCAAGTTGCAGCGCATCATTAATTCTAAAAGAAAAAGGACCTAAAGTGGTCTATTCCGGAGATCTGGTTTCAGCTCATGAAGCTGTAAGGCCAGTATATGATAGCATACCTCTTTTAAAGTTAAAAGAAGGAGAAGAAGTTGAATTAGAGGCAATAGCAAAACTTGGAATCGGATTGGAACATGCAAAATGGCAGCCAACAACAACATGTGCATACAAATACTATCCATTAATTACAATAGATGATAGTTGCGAAGTCTGCATGAAATGTGTAAATGAATGTCCAAAAAACGTTTTAGAATATGATGAATCTGAGAATAAAATCATCATAACAGACATTGAAAATTGTTCTGCATGCAAAACATGCATGAATAACTGTGAACAGGGCGCAATTCATGTTGATGCAGTGGATGATAAATTCATATTTAAAATTGAAACAGACGGATCATTATCTCCTGAAGAAGTCCTAAAAAATGCATGTGATATTCTAAGCCAGAAATCAGAAAAAATTGTGGCATTTTGTAAAGGAGGAGCTAAGAAATGA
- a CDS encoding 50S ribosomal protein L18e encodes MKFTKTNPKLIELIGTLKEKSYQEEVAIWKDIAKRLERSTRRKAEVNISKINRHSSPDETVLIPGKILGSGELDHKVKVVALGFSKKAEEKIAAAGGECLNISEILDENPKGNRIRIIE; translated from the coding sequence ATGAAATTCACAAAAACAAATCCTAAACTCATTGAGCTTATTGGAACTCTAAAAGAGAAATCATACCAGGAAGAAGTTGCAATATGGAAAGATATTGCAAAAAGGCTTGAAAGATCAACAAGAAGGAAAGCAGAGGTTAATATATCAAAAATAAACAGACATTCATCTCCAGATGAAACTGTTCTGATTCCAGGAAAAATACTGGGAAGCGGTGAACTGGATCATAAAGTCAAAGTAGTGGCTCTTGGCTTTTCAAAAAAAGCTGAGGAAAAAATAGCCGCCGCTGGAGGAGAATGTTTAAATATCTCTGAAATACTCGATGAAAATCCAAAGGGAAATAGAATAAGGATAATTGAGTAA
- a CDS encoding 50S ribosomal protein L13, translated as MIIDGEGLVLGRLASTVSKKLLNGEKIVVLNAEKIVISGTKEWAYARYKQRVDRASISNPRRMGPKYPRRPDDIFRRTVRGMLPYRKTTGREAFKGLKVYVGVPQEFEDAEVFKVQDAQPKNIKKSIELGEVSRLLGAKFEV; from the coding sequence ATGATTATAGATGGAGAAGGACTCGTACTGGGAAGACTTGCAAGTACTGTAAGTAAAAAACTCCTGAATGGCGAGAAAATAGTAGTATTAAATGCCGAAAAGATTGTAATCTCAGGTACAAAAGAATGGGCATACGCAAGATACAAACAAAGGGTTGACAGGGCAAGTATATCAAACCCCAGAAGAATGGGGCCAAAATATCCTCGAAGACCTGACGATATCTTTAGAAGAACTGTAAGGGGGATGTTACCCTACAGAAAAACCACTGGAAGAGAAGCATTTAAAGGGCTTAAAGTTTACGTGGGAGTACCACAAGAATTTGAAGACGCTGAAGTTTTCAAAGTACAGGATGCACAACCTAAAAACATTAAAAAAAGCATAGAACTTGGGGAAGTATCCAGATTACTTGGGGCAAAGTTTGAAGTATAG
- a CDS encoding 30S ribosomal protein S9: MKKVIHTSGKRKTAIARGRFREGKGRIRINKRPVELYGPELARLKITEPLKLAGDIVNSVDIDVKVVGGGVMGQAEAARMVIAKGLIQWTSDMDLKEKFIQYDRTMLVGDPRRSEPKKYGGRGARARRQKSYR, translated from the coding sequence ATGAAAAAAGTAATTCACACAAGCGGAAAAAGGAAAACTGCAATTGCAAGAGGTAGATTCAGAGAAGGAAAAGGGAGAATCAGAATAAATAAACGCCCTGTAGAACTCTATGGTCCTGAACTTGCAAGACTCAAAATCACAGAACCATTAAAACTTGCTGGGGATATTGTGAATAGTGTAGACATAGATGTAAAAGTTGTTGGCGGAGGCGTAATGGGACAGGCTGAAGCAGCACGTATGGTAATAGCCAAAGGTCTTATACAATGGACAAGTGACATGGATTTAAAGGAAAAATTCATCCAGTACGACAGAACCATGCTTGTAGGAGATCCAAGGAGATCAGAACCTAAAAAGTATGGTGGAAGAGGAGCCAGAGCAAGAAGACAGAAGAGTTACAGATAA
- a CDS encoding DNA-directed RNA polymerase subunit N: protein MIPVRCISCGKVISAYFDEYTKRVEDGENPKEVLDDLGLNKYCCRRMLIAHVEAW from the coding sequence ATGATTCCTGTAAGATGTATAAGCTGTGGTAAAGTTATATCCGCCTATTTTGATGAATACACCAAAAGGGTGGAAGATGGGGAAAACCCAAAAGAAGTCCTTGACGATCTTGGACTAAATAAATATTGTTGTAGAAGAATGTTAATAGCTCATGTTGAGGCTTGGTAA
- a CDS encoding DNA-directed RNA polymerase subunit K encodes MSSKLTRFEKARIIGARALQLSMGAKPKIEVTEALDPIDIATLELKKGLIPLDIRK; translated from the coding sequence ATGTCATCTAAACTTACAAGATTTGAGAAAGCAAGGATTATTGGTGCAAGAGCTCTTCAATTATCAATGGGAGCAAAACCAAAAATAGAAGTAACGGAAGCGCTTGATCCAATAGATATTGCAACTTTAGAACTAAAAAAAGGTTTAATTCCTCTTGATATTAGAAAATAA